The following are encoded in a window of Variovorax paradoxus genomic DNA:
- a CDS encoding threonine dehydratase: MRFTREEIDAALRTVHAAMPPTPQYTWPLLSQRLGATVWAKHENHTPVGAFKIRGGLTYFETLAREQPEARHVISATRGNHGQSVGFAAQRHQLAATIVVPHGNSREKNAAMRALGVTLVEHGDDFQAASEHAAVLAERDALHRVPSFHRELVRGVSTAYVEFFSALKDSPPDVLFVPIGLGSGFAGAAAARAHCGVSTKLIGVVSAHATAYRDSFRARRAIESPATTLLADGMACRTPVPESLDVILQEADDVITVTDDEVAEAMRVLFTDTHNVAEGAGAAALAGALQQQERWRGKSVGIALSGGNVDADMFAGVLARSAS, encoded by the coding sequence ATGCGATTCACCCGCGAAGAGATCGACGCTGCGTTGCGCACCGTGCATGCAGCCATGCCGCCCACGCCGCAGTACACGTGGCCGCTGCTGTCGCAGCGCCTGGGCGCCACGGTCTGGGCCAAGCACGAGAACCACACGCCGGTCGGCGCCTTCAAGATCCGCGGCGGCCTGACCTACTTCGAGACCCTGGCGCGCGAACAGCCCGAGGCGCGCCACGTGATCAGCGCCACGCGCGGCAACCATGGCCAGTCGGTCGGCTTCGCGGCGCAGCGCCACCAACTGGCCGCGACCATCGTGGTGCCGCACGGCAATTCGCGCGAGAAGAACGCGGCGATGCGGGCGCTCGGCGTCACGCTGGTCGAGCATGGCGACGATTTCCAGGCCGCCTCCGAACATGCGGCCGTGCTGGCCGAGCGCGACGCACTGCACCGCGTGCCCTCGTTCCATCGCGAGCTGGTGCGGGGCGTGTCGACCGCGTATGTCGAGTTCTTCAGTGCTTTGAAAGACTCGCCCCCCGACGTGCTGTTCGTGCCCATCGGCCTGGGCTCCGGCTTTGCCGGCGCGGCGGCGGCGCGCGCGCATTGCGGCGTGTCGACGAAGCTCATCGGCGTGGTGTCGGCGCACGCGACGGCCTACCGCGACTCGTTTCGCGCGCGCCGTGCCATCGAATCGCCCGCGACCACATTGCTGGCCGATGGCATGGCCTGCCGCACGCCGGTGCCTGAATCTCTGGACGTGATCCTGCAGGAAGCCGATGACGTGATCACCGTGACCGACGACGAGGTGGCGGAAGCGATGCGCGTTCTGTTCACCGACACGCACAACGTGGCGGAAGGGGCGGGTGCGGCTGCGTTGGCGGGGGCGCTTCAGCAGCAGGAGCGCTGGCGCGGCAAGTCCGTGGGCATTGCGCTGAGCGGTGGCAATGTCGATGCGGACATGTTCGCGGGGGTGTTGGCGCGCAGCGCTTCCTGA
- a CDS encoding creatininase family protein yields MNALPVPLPRFWSQLTTRDFAALDAATTVAVLPLGATEQHGPHLPLGVDTVLADGIVAAALPLLPPELPALFLPTQQIGLSPEHARFAGTLSLSAETLIRMWKEIGAGVARAGVKKLVLFNAHGGHVGAMDIVARELRAAHGLIVYSVSWFNLPLGDANAQFSAQEHRFGVHAGEVETSMMLALTPEFVRMGEAKDFSSTSEQRAADYAILGNGKSAKLGWAMEDYNAQGAAGNAAAATAEKGQAVVNAAAQQLALLLAEVSRLPLSTANTGPLP; encoded by the coding sequence ATGAACGCACTTCCGGTCCCCTTGCCCCGTTTCTGGTCTCAATTGACGACGCGCGACTTCGCCGCGCTCGATGCGGCGACCACGGTGGCGGTGCTGCCGCTGGGCGCGACCGAACAGCATGGCCCGCACCTGCCGCTGGGCGTGGACACCGTGCTGGCCGACGGCATCGTGGCGGCCGCGCTGCCGCTGCTGCCGCCGGAACTGCCGGCGCTTTTCCTGCCCACCCAGCAGATCGGCCTGAGCCCCGAGCACGCGCGTTTCGCGGGCACGCTCTCGCTGTCGGCCGAGACGCTGATCCGGATGTGGAAGGAGATCGGCGCGGGCGTGGCGCGCGCCGGCGTGAAGAAGCTGGTGCTGTTCAACGCCCACGGCGGCCATGTGGGTGCGATGGACATCGTGGCGCGCGAGCTGCGCGCCGCGCACGGCCTCATCGTCTACAGCGTGAGCTGGTTCAACCTGCCGCTGGGCGATGCCAACGCGCAGTTCAGCGCGCAGGAGCACCGCTTCGGCGTGCACGCGGGCGAGGTCGAGACCTCGATGATGCTGGCGCTGACGCCCGAGTTCGTGCGCATGGGCGAGGCGAAGGATTTCAGTTCCACCTCAGAGCAGCGCGCAGCCGACTACGCGATCCTCGGCAACGGCAAGAGCGCCAAGCTCGGCTGGGCGATGGAGGACTACAACGCGCAGGGCGCGGCCGGGAATGCGGCGGCGGCCACTGCAGAGAAGGGTCAGGCGGTGGTCAATGCCGCTGCGCAGCAGTTGGCGTTGCTGTTGGCCGAGGTGTCGCGGCTGCCGTTGAGCACGGCGAATACGGGGCCGCTGCCGTAA
- the pgaA gene encoding poly-beta-1,6 N-acetyl-D-glucosamine export porin PgaA, whose protein sequence is MSIHTQRNGGTVVAGRKVAPFKALPHRLARAVRGLPPIVCVLVFGTSTAFADSTVAPSPVAPHGGAVAYDASQHDALIVARRAGRIAPAPALQQLRQWLAAPLADDQRRRVASDAIAIAVADGRFAEAVAVGRQVPPAGLSDYALGPLAGAARRTGDIALQGDTVKVWRARQPTAREPRLHEAFWRLASGDTAGAHAIYRALAQPAPTAVADRVALLDLRAALARAQGQPFQALSAYSEITSLQPDRRDAQRDADFLLAEYGGATAAFEDAQAAERKQPGSIAPLTLAMLEQQALAQQLRWAVKARDQRVGAARVTDLDKVLTAQPAALARVDAALAQPATPDADAWRTLRTRLQSDRMMALLERGRPADTIALYDSLRADATVLPPYALGTAARALAQERRSVDAVPLFEQAVVDLPMPDPLHFGLVYAYLDTGRFDDAEALLQRIEGATPVLMRLAPEAGRPNDQFSEVSGLSALLQLYGDRPKIAQPRFDALTYEAPLNAGYAYGAALTERLREHPEAAVARFEALSADHPDDLSVRTGHVEALLDADEFRAARLRAESLEADAPDAAEVREMARKRRSLVGPHLEIDAEGSRGGGTLASREWRVDSRLSAGLIGDAWRVFYAQTLGRGYTSEGTAKWARSGLGASWQQGRWLAEGVLQHANNGRYRSSVAGRVDYRAGDAWQLSATYDGDSKELPWKARAVPFGAQAIGAREFGASVAHIVNESRRFDLQWRRLDFSDGNLRDGLDFGWRERWVSTPRFQLETRLGVDASRSRLQDVRYFSPSRDASAQLSVRGQWLTWKSDDRQFFQVLELGGGSYRQAGFGSGPLWNLRYEHRWALGQKLTLRYGLTYGSHPYDGVREKQRGVFLNLSMPLQ, encoded by the coding sequence GTGTCCATCCATACACAAAGAAATGGAGGCACCGTCGTTGCCGGGCGCAAGGTCGCGCCCTTCAAGGCATTGCCTCATCGCCTCGCACGCGCCGTGCGGGGTTTGCCGCCGATCGTGTGCGTGCTGGTCTTCGGTACCAGCACCGCCTTCGCGGATTCCACTGTCGCGCCCTCGCCTGTCGCCCCCCATGGCGGCGCGGTGGCGTATGACGCCTCGCAGCACGACGCACTGATCGTCGCGCGCCGCGCCGGTCGCATCGCGCCGGCCCCAGCCCTGCAGCAGCTGCGCCAATGGCTGGCTGCCCCGCTGGCCGACGATCAGCGCCGCCGCGTGGCGTCCGACGCCATCGCGATCGCGGTCGCCGACGGTCGGTTCGCCGAGGCGGTGGCCGTGGGCCGCCAGGTGCCGCCCGCCGGGCTGAGCGACTACGCGCTCGGCCCCCTGGCCGGCGCCGCACGGCGCACGGGCGACATCGCCTTGCAGGGCGACACGGTCAAGGTCTGGCGCGCGCGCCAGCCGACGGCCCGCGAGCCGCGCCTCCACGAAGCTTTCTGGCGACTGGCCAGCGGCGACACGGCGGGCGCACACGCCATCTACCGCGCGCTGGCCCAGCCCGCGCCCACAGCGGTCGCCGACCGCGTCGCGCTGCTCGACCTGCGCGCCGCGCTGGCGCGTGCGCAAGGCCAGCCGTTCCAGGCGCTGTCGGCTTACAGCGAGATCACTTCGCTGCAGCCCGATCGCCGCGATGCGCAGCGCGATGCCGACTTCCTGCTGGCCGAGTACGGCGGCGCCACCGCCGCGTTCGAAGACGCGCAAGCCGCCGAGCGCAAGCAGCCCGGCAGCATCGCCCCGCTCACGCTTGCGATGCTCGAACAACAGGCGCTGGCGCAGCAGCTGCGATGGGCCGTGAAGGCGCGCGACCAGCGCGTGGGCGCGGCCCGCGTCACCGACCTCGACAAGGTGCTGACCGCGCAGCCCGCCGCGTTGGCCCGCGTCGATGCGGCGCTCGCGCAGCCCGCCACGCCAGACGCCGATGCATGGCGCACGCTGCGCACGCGGCTGCAGTCGGACCGCATGATGGCGCTGCTGGAGCGTGGCCGCCCGGCCGACACGATCGCGCTGTACGACAGCCTGCGTGCCGACGCCACCGTGCTACCGCCCTACGCACTCGGCACCGCCGCCCGTGCGCTGGCGCAGGAGCGCCGCTCGGTCGATGCCGTGCCGCTGTTCGAACAAGCGGTCGTCGATCTGCCGATGCCCGACCCCCTGCATTTCGGCCTGGTCTACGCCTACCTCGATACGGGCCGCTTCGACGACGCCGAAGCCCTGCTCCAACGCATCGAAGGCGCCACGCCGGTCCTGATGCGGCTGGCCCCGGAAGCCGGCCGCCCCAACGACCAGTTCTCGGAAGTGAGCGGCCTGAGCGCGCTGCTGCAGCTCTATGGCGATCGCCCGAAGATCGCGCAGCCGCGCTTCGACGCGCTCACCTACGAAGCCCCGCTCAATGCGGGCTACGCCTACGGCGCCGCGCTCACCGAGCGGTTGCGCGAGCACCCCGAGGCGGCCGTGGCGCGCTTCGAGGCGCTGAGCGCCGACCACCCCGACGACCTCAGCGTGCGCACCGGCCATGTCGAAGCGCTGCTCGACGCCGACGAATTCCGCGCGGCCCGGCTGCGCGCCGAGTCGCTCGAGGCCGACGCGCCCGACGCCGCCGAGGTGCGCGAGATGGCACGCAAGCGCCGCTCGCTGGTCGGCCCGCATCTCGAGATCGACGCCGAAGGTTCGCGCGGCGGCGGCACGCTGGCCAGCCGCGAATGGCGCGTCGACAGCCGGCTCAGCGCCGGCCTCATCGGCGATGCGTGGCGCGTGTTTTATGCGCAGACGCTGGGCCGCGGCTACACCTCCGAAGGCACCGCCAAGTGGGCCCGCAGCGGCCTCGGCGCAAGCTGGCAGCAGGGCCGATGGCTGGCCGAAGGCGTGCTGCAGCATGCGAACAACGGCCGCTACCGGAGCAGCGTGGCCGGCCGCGTCGACTACCGCGCGGGCGATGCCTGGCAGCTGTCGGCGACCTACGACGGCGACAGCAAGGAGCTGCCCTGGAAAGCCCGGGCCGTGCCCTTCGGCGCGCAGGCCATCGGCGCGCGCGAGTTCGGCGCCAGCGTGGCTCACATCGTCAACGAGTCGCGCCGCTTCGACCTGCAATGGCGCCGGCTCGACTTCAGCGACGGCAACCTGCGCGACGGCCTCGACTTCGGCTGGCGCGAGCGCTGGGTCAGCACGCCGCGCTTCCAGCTCGAGACGCGGCTGGGCGTCGATGCCAGCCGCAGCCGCCTGCAGGACGTGCGCTATTTCAGCCCCTCGCGCGATGCCAGCGCGCAGCTGTCGGTGCGCGGCCAGTGGCTCACCTGGAAAAGCGACGACCGCCAGTTCTTCCAGGTGCTGGAGCTTGGCGGCGGCAGCTACCGTCAGGCCGGCTTCGGCAGCGGCCCGCTGTGGAACCTGCGCTACGAGCACCGCTGGGCCCTGGGCCAGAAGCTCACGCTGCGCTACGGCCTGACCTACGGCAGCCACCCCTACGACGGCGTGCGCGAAAAACAGCGCGGCGTGTTCCTGAACCTTTCGATGCCCCTGCAGTGA
- the pgaB gene encoding poly-beta-1,6-N-acetyl-D-glucosamine N-deacetylase PgaB — MQAPTFFSWLRTALLGLLLAAALPALSAPVLPADPDNGVDFRVISFHDVRPNVRASFETSPDETAIDERTLAEVFAWLQHSGYHPVSLQQIIDARNGGKPLPSQPVLLTFDDGYRSAYTHVFPLLKRFNYPALFALVTSWLEVPEGQPVHWGDKPAPRENFLLWREAAEMARSPLVEFASHTHAMHTGIQANPQGNLLPAAATHRYDPVTGRYEDDAAYLRRIETDLRRSRELIEQRTGAKVRATVWPYGAYNTPALEASARVGMPITFTLDDGANTKEIPLTRIRRALAAYDNEAPDYVQMLRSPVGGEVRPINRVMHVDLDYVYDPDPAQQERNLSALIERVAAVRPRSVFLQAYADPDGDGVADALYFPNRHLPMRADLFARAAWQLRSRTGVKVYAWMPVTAYRLPVSNPLATHTVRTLKGDAPADRYHRLSPFDPAVRTLVGDLYEDLGRHTFFEGLLFHDDAMLSDDEDASPAALDTYRRWGLPADVAALRADPALMARWTTAKTRHLIEFTQELAARVGTWRPALETARNLYARPVLEPQAEQWFAQNYEASLAAYDYVGLMAMPRMEQEARTPADSDAWLARLAQRAAATPHGLDRTVFELQARDWRTGKPVPDAELTRQWTLLQRAGVRHLGYYPDDFLNNQPSLETVRRAISVRSLLSRAPLRAGTAATLPSEGKPR, encoded by the coding sequence ATGCAAGCCCCTACCTTCTTCTCCTGGTTGCGCACGGCCCTGCTGGGGCTGCTGCTGGCGGCGGCACTGCCGGCGCTTTCGGCGCCGGTGCTGCCTGCCGACCCCGACAACGGCGTCGACTTCCGCGTGATCTCGTTCCACGACGTGCGCCCCAACGTGCGCGCCAGCTTCGAAACCTCGCCCGACGAAACCGCCATCGACGAACGCACGCTCGCCGAAGTGTTCGCCTGGCTGCAGCACAGCGGCTACCACCCGGTCAGCCTGCAGCAGATCATCGATGCGCGCAACGGCGGCAAGCCGCTGCCGTCGCAGCCCGTGCTGCTGACCTTCGACGACGGCTACCGCAGCGCCTACACCCACGTGTTCCCGCTGCTCAAGCGCTTCAACTACCCGGCGCTGTTCGCGCTCGTGACGAGCTGGCTCGAAGTGCCCGAAGGCCAGCCCGTGCACTGGGGCGACAAGCCCGCGCCGCGCGAGAACTTCCTGCTGTGGCGCGAGGCCGCCGAGATGGCGCGTTCGCCGCTGGTCGAGTTCGCGAGCCACACCCATGCGATGCACACCGGCATCCAGGCCAACCCGCAAGGCAACCTGCTGCCCGCCGCGGCCACGCACCGCTACGACCCGGTCACCGGTCGCTACGAAGACGACGCGGCCTACCTGCGCCGCATCGAGACCGACCTGCGCCGCAGCCGCGAACTCATCGAGCAGCGCACCGGCGCCAAGGTGCGCGCCACCGTGTGGCCCTACGGCGCGTACAACACGCCCGCGCTGGAAGCCTCGGCGCGCGTGGGCATGCCGATCACCTTCACGCTCGACGACGGCGCGAACACGAAGGAGATTCCGCTCACGCGCATCCGCCGCGCGCTGGCCGCCTACGACAACGAGGCGCCCGACTACGTGCAGATGCTGCGCAGCCCCGTGGGCGGCGAGGTGCGGCCGATCAACCGCGTGATGCACGTCGACCTCGACTACGTGTACGACCCCGACCCGGCCCAGCAGGAGCGCAACCTCTCAGCGCTCATCGAGCGTGTGGCCGCCGTGCGCCCGCGCTCGGTGTTCCTGCAGGCCTATGCCGACCCCGACGGCGACGGCGTGGCCGACGCGCTGTACTTTCCCAACCGCCACCTGCCGATGCGCGCCGACCTGTTCGCCCGCGCCGCCTGGCAGCTGCGCAGCCGCACCGGTGTGAAGGTCTACGCGTGGATGCCCGTCACGGCCTACCGGCTGCCGGTGTCGAACCCGCTCGCCACGCACACGGTGCGCACGCTGAAAGGCGACGCGCCGGCCGACCGCTACCACCGGCTCTCGCCCTTCGACCCCGCCGTGCGCACGCTGGTCGGCGACCTGTACGAAGACCTGGGCCGCCACACCTTCTTCGAGGGCCTGCTGTTCCACGACGACGCCATGCTCTCGGACGACGAAGATGCCAGCCCCGCCGCGCTCGACACTTACCGCCGCTGGGGCCTGCCGGCCGACGTGGCCGCGCTGCGCGCCGACCCCGCGCTCATGGCACGCTGGACCACGGCCAAGACCCGCCACCTGATCGAATTCACGCAGGAACTCGCGGCGCGCGTGGGCACCTGGCGCCCTGCGCTGGAAACCGCGCGCAACCTCTACGCGCGGCCGGTGCTGGAGCCGCAGGCCGAGCAGTGGTTCGCGCAGAACTACGAAGCCTCGCTCGCCGCCTACGACTACGTCGGCCTGATGGCCATGCCGCGCATGGAGCAGGAGGCCCGCACCCCGGCCGACAGCGACGCGTGGCTGGCCCGCCTCGCGCAGCGCGCAGCCGCCACGCCGCATGGCCTGGACCGCACCGTGTTCGAACTGCAGGCGCGCGACTGGCGCACCGGCAAGCCCGTGCCCGACGCCGAGCTCACGCGCCAGTGGACCTTGCTGCAGCGTGCCGGCGTGCGCCACCTGGGCTACTACCCCGACGATTTCCTGAACAACCAGCCCTCGCTGGAGACCGTGCGCCGCGCGATCTCGGTGCGCTCGCTGCTGTCGCGCGCACCTCTTCGTGCCGGCACCGCCGCGACCCTGCCATCTGAAGGAAAGCCCCGATGA
- the pgaC gene encoding poly-beta-1,6-N-acetyl-D-glucosamine synthase — protein sequence MNTLQMLVDLIPPVLFGFVFYYPFFMAWVWIAGGLSHAWSFERKRDVEIDPLPLLPSQPLVTVVVPCFNEAPHLREVIEQLMRTHYPNYEVIAVNDGSTDGTGELLDQMTQEFSRLRVIHNASNQGKAVGLNTACQLARGEYILGIDGDALVDPNAIAWMLKRMLASDRIGAVTGNPRIRTRTTLLGRMQVGEFSSIIGLIKRSQQLIGTLFTVSGVLAMFRRRAVLEVGFWSPDVLTEDIDMSWKLQLAGWHLRFEPRALCWILMPETLRGLWKQRLRWAVGGIQTMLRITPSILRLRSWRLWLIYSEYMVSVVWAYAMALVLLISFIRPFLPQESAWHSALLPHWQGTLLAMTCILQMLLSLWIDRRYDRDLLRYFAGTIWYPIAFWTITMATTVVALPQALIRRRGKRAVWTSPDRGVSSDAS from the coding sequence ATGAACACGCTCCAGATGCTGGTGGACCTGATTCCGCCGGTGCTCTTCGGCTTCGTCTTCTACTACCCGTTCTTCATGGCGTGGGTGTGGATTGCCGGCGGCCTTTCGCATGCGTGGTCGTTCGAGCGCAAGCGCGACGTCGAGATCGACCCGCTGCCGCTGCTGCCCTCGCAGCCGCTCGTGACCGTGGTCGTGCCCTGCTTCAACGAAGCGCCGCACCTGCGCGAAGTGATCGAGCAGCTCATGCGCACGCACTACCCGAACTACGAGGTGATCGCCGTCAACGACGGCAGCACCGACGGCACCGGCGAGCTGCTCGACCAGATGACGCAAGAGTTCAGCCGCCTGCGCGTGATCCACAACGCCAGCAACCAGGGCAAGGCCGTGGGCCTGAACACCGCCTGCCAGCTGGCGCGCGGCGAGTACATCCTGGGCATCGACGGCGATGCGCTGGTCGACCCGAACGCCATTGCGTGGATGCTCAAGCGCATGCTGGCCTCGGACCGCATCGGCGCCGTCACCGGCAACCCGCGCATCCGCACGCGCACCACGCTGCTGGGGCGCATGCAGGTGGGCGAGTTCTCGTCGATCATCGGCCTCATCAAGCGTTCGCAGCAGCTCATCGGCACGCTGTTCACGGTGTCGGGCGTGCTCGCCATGTTCCGCCGCCGCGCCGTGCTCGAGGTGGGCTTCTGGAGCCCCGACGTGCTCACCGAGGACATCGACATGAGCTGGAAGCTCCAGCTCGCCGGCTGGCACCTGCGCTTCGAGCCGCGCGCGCTGTGCTGGATCCTCATGCCCGAAACGCTGCGCGGCCTGTGGAAGCAGCGCCTGCGCTGGGCCGTCGGCGGCATCCAGACCATGCTGCGCATCACGCCGTCCATCCTGCGCCTGCGCAGCTGGCGCCTGTGGCTCATCTACAGCGAGTACATGGTGAGCGTGGTGTGGGCCTATGCGATGGCGCTCGTGCTGTTGATCAGCTTCATCCGCCCCTTCCTGCCGCAGGAATCGGCCTGGCATTCGGCATTGCTGCCGCACTGGCAGGGCACGCTGCTGGCCATGACCTGCATCCTGCAGATGCTGCTGAGCCTGTGGATCGACCGTCGCTACGACCGCGACCTCCTGCGCTATTTCGCCGGAACGATCTGGTACCCGATCGCGTTCTGGACGATCACGATGGCCACCACGGTGGTCGCCCTTCCCCAAGCCCTGATACGCCGACGCGGCAAGCGCGCGGTGTGGACGAGCCCTGACCGAGGAGTTTCTTCCGATGCATCCTGA
- the pgaD gene encoding poly-beta-1,6-N-acetyl-D-glucosamine biosynthesis protein PgaD, giving the protein MDEPIIDAARIPLHAFGNGRSPARTLAMYLWLRVLRPAITVAIWFCAIWYAWPYVMGARSQPEVLHLLGLYAIVIGVILASMLVMGPLRRRQHGRETPPEKEQSSLFALASYIEVAPARLSTWQRTRQLLAHHDTHGQLRDATDTAPAALEEEVTAPAKRRKA; this is encoded by the coding sequence ATGGACGAACCCATCATCGACGCCGCGCGCATCCCGCTGCACGCCTTCGGCAACGGCCGCTCGCCGGCGCGCACCCTGGCCATGTACCTGTGGCTGCGCGTGCTGCGCCCCGCGATCACCGTCGCGATCTGGTTCTGCGCCATCTGGTACGCCTGGCCCTACGTGATGGGCGCGCGCTCCCAGCCCGAGGTGCTGCACCTGCTGGGCCTGTACGCCATCGTCATCGGCGTGATCCTCGCCTCGATGCTGGTCATGGGCCCGCTGCGCCGCCGCCAGCACGGGCGCGAAACCCCGCCGGAAAAAGAGCAGTCGTCGCTGTTCGCGCTGGCCTCTTACATCGAAGTCGCGCCCGCGCGCCTGTCGACCTGGCAACGCACGCGCCAGCTGCTGGCGCACCACGACACCCACGGCCAACTGCGCGACGCCACCGACACCGCGCCGGCCGCGCTGGAAGAAGAAGTAACAGCACCGGCGAAGCGCCGCAAGGCCTGA
- a CDS encoding SDR family oxidoreductase, with protein sequence MDLQLQDQHVLITGGSKGIGLACALGFLREGARVSLVSRDLQNLQQGQQSLIAAFPQAEGRVSLHAADLKDPASAVAALDAAEQTFGPVDVLVNSAGAARRTPPDELTPAAWHDAMDAKYFTYIHMIDPVVKRMGTRGRGAIVNVIGQGGKVASPVHMAGGAANAALMLVSAGMAAAYAAKGVRVNAVNPGLTLTARLQEGMKADAKLAGIGTDEALERATARLPLGRIATPEEVANTVLFLASAKASYVTGAIVAMDGAVTPMI encoded by the coding sequence ATGGACCTCCAGCTCCAGGACCAGCACGTTCTCATCACCGGCGGCAGCAAGGGCATCGGCCTGGCCTGCGCGCTGGGCTTCCTGCGCGAAGGCGCGCGCGTGAGCCTGGTCTCGCGCGATCTGCAGAACCTGCAACAGGGCCAGCAGTCGCTCATCGCCGCGTTCCCGCAGGCCGAAGGCCGCGTCTCCCTGCATGCCGCCGACCTGAAAGACCCCGCCAGTGCCGTCGCCGCACTCGACGCCGCCGAACAAACCTTCGGCCCCGTCGACGTGCTCGTCAATTCGGCCGGCGCCGCGCGCCGCACCCCGCCCGACGAGCTCACGCCTGCCGCGTGGCACGACGCGATGGATGCCAAGTACTTCACCTACATCCACATGATCGACCCGGTCGTGAAGCGCATGGGCACGCGCGGCCGCGGCGCGATCGTCAACGTGATCGGCCAGGGCGGCAAGGTCGCGAGCCCGGTGCACATGGCGGGCGGCGCGGCCAATGCGGCGCTGATGCTGGTGAGTGCGGGCATGGCTGCGGCCTATGCGGCGAAGGGCGTGCGCGTGAACGCGGTGAACCCTGGGCTCACGCTGACCGCGCGGCTGCAGGAAGGGATGAAGGCCGATGCGAAGCTGGCAGGGATCGGCACGGATGAGGCGCTGGAACGTGCGACGGCGCGCTTGCCGCTGGGGCGCATTGCGACGCCGGAGGAAGTGGCGAACACCGTGCTGTTCCTGGCGTCGGCGAAGGCGAGTTATGTGACGGGGGCGATCGTGGCGATGGATGGGGCGGTGACGCCGATGATTTGA
- a CDS encoding LysR family transcriptional regulator, whose product MKIENTSDLRVLVQTARGGTLTAAAHALGITPAAASATLKRLETQLGARLFERSTRAMRLTPQGQTLLDYAVRAFELLDEGESLVTADRGELVGTLRVAAPSDLTRSTLLPWFDEFLALHGGVQLSLSVGDRPLDVMRDEVDVALRYGALADSRLVARAFAMTNPLLTASPDYLRRHPAPKVPQDLVHHNCLTFNRGGRRHRVWRFAQHGQWTEVRVNGNRSVDDASLAREWAVAGYGVTLKSALDVRDDIRSGRLVHLMADWETEPYPLHALLPSGRFVPARVRGFVDFLALKFEGLLAEV is encoded by the coding sequence ATGAAAATTGAAAATACCTCGGACCTGCGCGTGCTCGTGCAGACGGCGCGTGGGGGCACGCTCACGGCGGCGGCGCACGCGCTGGGCATCACGCCGGCGGCAGCCAGTGCCACGCTCAAACGGCTGGAGACGCAGCTTGGCGCGCGGCTGTTCGAGCGGTCGACGCGGGCGATGCGCCTGACGCCGCAGGGGCAGACGCTGCTCGACTACGCGGTGCGGGCTTTCGAACTGCTGGATGAGGGCGAGTCGCTGGTCACTGCGGATCGCGGCGAGTTGGTCGGCACCTTGCGCGTGGCTGCGCCGTCGGACCTGACGCGCAGCACGCTGCTGCCTTGGTTCGATGAATTCCTGGCGCTGCATGGCGGGGTGCAGCTGTCGCTCTCTGTCGGGGATCGTCCGCTGGACGTGATGCGTGACGAGGTCGATGTGGCGCTGCGTTATGGGGCACTCGCCGATTCGCGGTTGGTGGCGCGGGCGTTTGCGATGACGAATCCGCTGCTGACGGCATCGCCCGACTATCTGCGGCGGCATCCTGCGCCGAAGGTGCCGCAAGACCTGGTGCATCACAACTGCCTGACTTTCAACCGCGGCGGGCGGCGGCATCGCGTCTGGCGATTTGCGCAGCACGGGCAGTGGACGGAAGTGCGGGTGAATGGGAATCGCAGTGTGGACGATGCGTCGCTGGCGAGGGAGTGGGCGGTGGCGGGGTATGGCGTCACGTTGAAGTCGGCGCTGGATGTGCGGGATGACATTCGCAGCGGGCGGCTGGTGCATCTGATGGCGGATTGGGAGACGGAGCCTTATCCGCTGCATGCGTTGCTGCCTAGTGGGAGGTTTGTGCCGGCTCGGGTTCGTGGATTTGTGGATTTTTTGGCTTTGAAGTTCGAGGGGTTGTTGGCTGAGGTTTGA